Proteins co-encoded in one Archocentrus centrarchus isolate MPI-CPG fArcCen1 unplaced genomic scaffold, fArcCen1 scaffold_27_ctg1, whole genome shotgun sequence genomic window:
- the tubb2b gene encoding LOW QUALITY PROTEIN: tubulin beta-2b chain (The sequence of the model RefSeq protein was modified relative to this genomic sequence to represent the inferred CDS: deleted 1 base in 1 codon): MREIVHLQAGQCGNQIGAKFWEVISDEHGIDPTGTYHGDSDLQLDRINVYYNEASGGKYVPRAVLVDLEPGTMDSVRSGPFGQVFRPDNFVFGQSGAGNNWAKGHYTEGAELVDSVLDVVRKEAESCDCLQGFQLTHSLGGGTGSGMGTLLISKIREEYPDRIMNTFSVVPSPKVSDTVVEPYNATLSVHQLVENTDETYCIDNEALYDICFRTLKLTTPSYGDLNHLVSATMSGVTTCLRFPGQLNADLRKLAVNMVPFPRLHFFMPGFAPLTSRGSQQYRSLTVPELTQQMFDAKNMMAACDPRHGRYLTVAAIFRGRMSMKEVDEQMLNVQNKNSSYFVEWIPNNVKTAVCDIPPRGLKMAATFIGNSTAIQELFKRISEQFTAMFRRKAFLHWYTGEGMDEMEFTEAESNMNDLVSEYQQYQDATAEEEGEFEEEGEEDLA, encoded by the exons ATGAGGGAAATTGTGCATCTTCAGGCTGGCCAGTGCGGAAACCAGATTGGTGCCAAG ttttgggaAGTGATAAGTGATGAGCATGGCATTGACCCAACTGGTACTTACCATGGTGACAGTGACCTGCAGCTGGACAGGATCAATGTCTACTACAACGAAGCATCAG GTGGCAAATATGTGCCCCGCGCTGTCCTTGTGGATCTGGAGCCAGGCACCATGGACTCTGTGAGGTCTGGACCTTTCGGCCAGGTTTTCAGACCAGATAACTTTGTTTTTG gCCAGAGCGGTGCTGGCAACAACTGGGCCAAGGGTCACTACACAGAGGGTGCAGAGCTGGTGGACTCTGTCCTAGATGTGGTGAGGAAGGAAGCGGAGAGCTGTGACTGCCTACAGGGCTTTCAGCTCACACATTCCCTGGGTGGTGGTACAGGCTCTGGTATGGGCACCTTACTCATCAGTAAGATCCGTGAAGAGTATCCTGACCGCATTATGAACACCTTCAGTGTGGTGCCTTCCCCAAAAGTATCAGACACAGTTGTTGAGCCCTACAATGCCACATTATCAGTTCATCAGCTTGTAGAAAACACAGATGAGACCTATTGCATTGATAACGAGGCTCTCTATGACATCTGCTTCCGCACCCTCAAACTAACAACTCCCTCATATGGTGACCTCAACCATTTGGTCTCTGCAACCATGAGTGGTGTCACCACCTGCCTCAGGTTTCCTGGACAGCTTAATGCTGACCTGCGCAAGCTGGCGGTAAACATGGTGCCATTC CCCCGTCTGCACTTCTTCATGCCAGGCTTTGCTCCTCTTACAAGCAGAGGCAGCCAGCAGTACAGATCACTCACTGTGCCAGAGCTCACCCAGCAGATGTTCGATGCCAAGAACATGATGGCTGCCTGCGACCCACGTCACGGCCGCTATCTGACAGTGGCTGCCATCTTCCGAGGGCGCATGTCCATGAAGGAGGTGGATGAGCAGATGCTGAATGTGCAGAACAAGAACAGCAGCTACTTCGTTGAATGGATCCCCAACAACGTGAAGACTGCTGTGTGTGACATTCCTCCCCGAGGCCTCAAGATGGCTGCCAccttcattgggaacagcacagCCATCCAGGAGCTGTTCAAGCGCATCTCTGAGCAGTTCACTGCCATGTTCAGGCGCAAAGCTTTCCTCCACTGGTACACTGGTGAGGGTATGGATGAGATGGAGTTCACTGAAGCAGAAAGCAACATGAATGACCTGGTGTCAGAGTACCAGCAATACCAGGATGCCACTgctgaggaggagggagagttTGAGGAGGaaggtgaagaggacctggccTAG